A window of the Acidobacteriota bacterium genome harbors these coding sequences:
- a CDS encoding class I SAM-dependent methyltransferase → MSGDRSIPGDGGYRGGDATYHRRHGRRTLGRAEVMASQLPPGGHFLDAGCNRGLTSAHLLERGAVERVTGIELARSTVDDALLADPRFAFIEGNLCDIDWQETYDHVFYGAVHHHILRERGLSEAVRVLQHLVSHCRRSFYFETGHITEGGRWAWQRALRRYFRTDEEHLFYLLRCVEEQVEDFDVAGRFWIHGARRWLLRLDLKPLEERRLPTPPLPLVEVGKGAGERLGRTFGSRHQQLLPLQESGRDTPVELRFRPSSSGPLFLKRALHSPLAQHQELTLGLQLNQVPWAVPPIARTEDGALAFPRIEGDSLLNFAGGPADLRRGLAAQLLVVASQAARLQPEFPQRLLLPASSDTALADVVDLNPNNLLVETGPEGPRLRVVDFEPQGNHYRWKNRLHLGRTLLALGHHRPRALGEVTLGILGGLRHLLRYQLAAPRHRLLHRQPNLGSVLVAETRSRVEGLLARLIPRLDEL, encoded by the coding sequence ATGAGCGGCGACCGAAGCATCCCGGGCGACGGCGGTTACCGCGGCGGCGACGCCACCTACCACCGACGCCACGGCCGGCGCACCCTCGGCCGGGCCGAGGTGATGGCCAGTCAGCTCCCCCCTGGCGGACACTTCCTCGACGCCGGCTGCAACCGCGGTCTCACCAGCGCCCACCTGCTGGAGCGCGGAGCCGTGGAGCGGGTCACCGGCATCGAGCTGGCCCGCTCCACCGTCGACGACGCGCTTCTCGCCGACCCCCGCTTCGCCTTCATCGAGGGCAATCTCTGCGACATCGACTGGCAGGAGACCTACGACCACGTCTTCTACGGCGCCGTGCATCACCACATCCTGCGGGAGCGGGGCTTGAGCGAGGCGGTGCGGGTACTCCAGCATCTGGTGAGCCACTGTCGCCGGAGCTTCTATTTCGAGACCGGGCACATCACCGAAGGTGGCCGCTGGGCCTGGCAGCGCGCCCTGCGGCGCTACTTCCGCACCGATGAGGAACACCTCTTCTATCTGCTGCGCTGCGTCGAGGAGCAAGTCGAAGACTTCGACGTCGCCGGCCGCTTCTGGATCCACGGCGCCCGCCGCTGGCTCCTGCGCCTGGACCTCAAGCCGCTGGAGGAACGCCGCCTCCCCACCCCGCCTCTGCCGCTGGTGGAGGTCGGCAAGGGCGCCGGCGAACGCCTGGGCCGCACCTTCGGCAGCCGGCACCAACAGCTCCTTCCGCTGCAGGAGAGCGGCCGAGACACGCCGGTGGAGCTGCGCTTCCGTCCCTCTTCCTCCGGCCCCCTCTTCCTCAAGCGCGCTCTCCACAGCCCCCTGGCGCAGCACCAGGAGCTGACCCTCGGCCTGCAGCTGAACCAAGTGCCGTGGGCGGTGCCCCCCATCGCCCGCACAGAGGACGGCGCTCTCGCCTTCCCGCGCATCGAAGGGGACTCCCTGCTCAACTTTGCCGGAGGGCCCGCGGACCTGCGCCGAGGCCTGGCCGCCCAATTGTTGGTGGTGGCCTCCCAAGCAGCCCGGCTCCAGCCGGAGTTCCCGCAACGGCTGCTCCTGCCCGCTTCATCGGACACGGCGCTGGCGGACGTGGTGGACCTCAACCCCAACAACCTGCTGGTGGAGACCGGTCCCGAGGGCCCCCGTCTTCGGGTGGTGGACTTCGAGCCCCAGGGCAACCACTATCGCTGGAAGAACCGTCTGCACCTGGGCCGGACTCTGCTGGCCCTCGGGCACCACCGGCCGCGAGCGCTGGGGGAGGTCACTCTCGGCATCCTGGGAGGCCTCCGCCACCTGCTGCGCTATCAGCTGGCCGCTCCCCGCCATCGACTGCTGCACCGTCAGCCGAATCTGGGATCGGTACTGGTGGCGGAAACCCGATCTCGGGTCGAAGGCCTGCTGGCGCGGCTGATCCCCCGTCTCGACGAGCTCTGA
- a CDS encoding prepilin-type N-terminal cleavage/methylation domain-containing protein produces MLRKLQNRQRGFTLIELLIVVAIIGIIAALLIPNFLDALQKAKQKRTVADVRNTGTAMMSWLTDQVAAAAAGQATNTVDLTSYDEKGHGVIAAQLEPRYIQAVPSADGWGHSYSFYLTTAQFDSDELMAIRSPGQDGIFSGTTYTSAAFEPTNYEEDIVWANGYFVRWPGGVAVSNAP; encoded by the coding sequence ATGCTCAGAAAGCTTCAGAACCGTCAGCGTGGTTTCACGCTCATCGAATTGCTCATCGTTGTTGCCATCATCGGCATCATCGCCGCCCTGCTCATCCCGAACTTCCTGGACGCGCTCCAGAAGGCGAAGCAGAAGCGGACCGTCGCGGACGTCCGGAACACCGGTACCGCCATGATGTCCTGGCTCACTGACCAGGTGGCTGCCGCCGCCGCGGGCCAGGCTACCAACACCGTCGACCTGACTTCCTATGACGAGAAGGGTCACGGAGTGATCGCGGCTCAGCTCGAGCCCCGGTACATCCAGGCCGTCCCCTCCGCTGACGGCTGGGGTCACAGCTACAGCTTCTACCTGACCACCGCCCAGTTCGACTCCGACGAGCTGATGGCGATCCGCAGCCCGGGTCAGGACGGCATCTTCTCCGGTACCACCTACACCTCCGCGGCTTTCGAGCCGACCAACTACGAGGAAGACATCGTGTGGGCCAACGGCTACTTCGTCCGCTGGCCTGGTGGTGTCGCGGTGAGTAACGCGCCGTAA
- a CDS encoding lysylphosphatidylglycerol synthase transmembrane domain-containing protein has product MTEAPPEERSPALPTKTRRIRRRQQLTALGSWLLGLALLVAVAMAGDFSREQVLQVLSPLAVAGWILVTLLARLLQVEILVRPIYAWGGTLGRSDAFWLGWLRSFFNQVVPLSGLAVYAGVIKRRSGLAWGQVAALASPQFLLALLASSLFGAVMVSTNLERLGNTGLPLLAAFLGVGILVAVLIARGGHGLSFAPAFIRQRLETAREAWILFSRRHDMLWGLLVLHILSTLFRATRLWILFAASGADLPVALILLLIAVSDFSFLLQITPGGLGIKEAALVGIAAFLGIDTQITAAVALADRVLILSITTLLAGPGFWALRRAATPAGPRSPDS; this is encoded by the coding sequence ATGACCGAGGCCCCTCCCGAAGAGCGCTCGCCGGCGCTCCCGACCAAGACCCGCCGCATCCGCCGGCGCCAGCAGCTCACCGCCCTCGGCTCCTGGCTCTTGGGATTGGCCTTGCTGGTGGCGGTAGCGATGGCCGGCGATTTCAGCCGCGAGCAGGTGCTGCAGGTGCTCTCCCCCCTGGCGGTGGCGGGGTGGATCCTGGTCACCCTCCTCGCCCGCCTGCTGCAGGTGGAAATCCTGGTGCGGCCGATCTACGCCTGGGGCGGCACTCTGGGACGCTCCGACGCCTTCTGGCTCGGCTGGCTGCGCAGCTTCTTCAACCAGGTGGTGCCGCTCTCCGGGCTCGCCGTCTATGCCGGGGTGATCAAGCGGCGCAGCGGGCTCGCCTGGGGGCAGGTCGCCGCCCTCGCCTCGCCGCAATTCCTCCTCGCCCTGCTCGCCAGCAGTCTCTTCGGAGCGGTGATGGTGAGCACCAACCTCGAGCGCCTGGGCAACACCGGCCTGCCTCTGCTGGCAGCGTTCTTGGGTGTCGGAATCCTGGTGGCGGTGCTCATCGCCCGCGGCGGTCATGGGCTGAGCTTCGCCCCGGCCTTCATCCGCCAGCGCCTGGAAACCGCTCGGGAGGCCTGGATTCTCTTCTCCCGGCGCCACGACATGCTCTGGGGCCTGCTGGTCCTGCACATCCTCTCGACGCTCTTCCGAGCTACGCGCCTGTGGATTCTCTTCGCCGCCAGCGGCGCGGACCTGCCGGTGGCGCTGATCCTGCTGCTCATCGCGGTGAGCGACTTCAGCTTCCTGCTGCAGATCACCCCCGGAGGTTTGGGCATCAAGGAGGCGGCCCTGGTGGGCATCGCGGCGTTCCTCGGCATCGACACCCAGATCACCGCCGCCGTGGCCCTGGCGGACCGGGTGTTGATCCTCTCCATCACCACCCTCCTCGCCGGCCCGGGCTTCTGGGCGCTCCGGCGTGCGGCTACTCCTGCCGGTCCCCGCTCCCCCGATTCCTAG
- a CDS encoding prepilin-type N-terminal cleavage/methylation domain-containing protein, whose translation MHRTERGFTLIELLIVVAIIGIIAAMLIPNMLGVMQKAKQKRTMADQKLAGTAMMAWLTDQAAAAAAGQGEVFTMGHYSMISYDDLTEALIPQYTGKIARRDGWNWSFDYRLNVGDPHGEQVMAIRSLGRDGVAEGSSYSGGAFEPLEYDRDIVWADGFFVSWPQGLGESF comes from the coding sequence GTGCACAGAACCGAACGTGGTTTCACCCTCATCGAGCTTCTGATCGTCGTAGCCATCATCGGCATCATCGCCGCGATGCTGATCCCAAACATGTTGGGAGTGATGCAGAAGGCGAAGCAGAAGCGGACCATGGCAGATCAGAAGCTCGCCGGAACGGCGATGATGGCCTGGCTCACGGATCAGGCCGCCGCCGCTGCGGCAGGACAGGGTGAGGTCTTCACCATGGGGCATTATTCGATGATCAGCTATGACGATCTCACCGAGGCCCTGATTCCCCAATACACCGGCAAGATCGCGCGGCGCGACGGGTGGAATTGGTCCTTCGATTATCGTTTGAACGTCGGCGATCCCCACGGTGAGCAGGTGATGGCCATTCGCAGCCTGGGTCGAGACGGTGTCGCCGAAGGCTCGTCCTATTCCGGTGGAGCCTTCGAGCCGCTGGAGTACGACCGGGACATCGTCTGGGCCGACGGCTTCTTCGTCTCCTGGCCCCAGGGGTTGGGGGAGAGTTTCTAG
- a CDS encoding M20/M25/M40 family metallo-hydrolase, producing the protein MLQRNELQRLHRRTARIALYGSLLLVGLAAVLLFSITRAAFSRDRVDLEKSQRWADVDWESLSEVRLLQDYLKVDTNADDGDEYAGALYLAEHLEAAGLEVHIERLGERHANLWAILEGEEPEAVVLHNHIDVEPIFHPELWTVPPFGGTVDPPWIYGRGVFDMKSLAIAQLVSVMELAARGEKPRRSVIFLATGSEERGSDLGATWVLREHPEIAERAWVLLTEGGIVEAIDADQGKYWGTEFGQKQFVDIEICSHSKQSLVELRKRIARLRKQLGDLRVLPEVEEMMRSYAETRDREDLREGLSDPHQLIYDPAAFKAMPGYLEALFRSEAHPFPVKEKPGGGYHMIVKLHVLPGDDPQEVRRQLLPDWMLWGVDWALVERPASAHSTPTSHPAFQEIQRLLGERYPKIPSGPFFLPWTATDARFFRRAGISTFGFSPFFILTPDTLTGANPNERIALPGYVEGVELYSELVERLVR; encoded by the coding sequence ATGCTGCAACGCAACGAGCTTCAACGCCTGCATCGGCGCACCGCCCGCATCGCCCTCTACGGCAGTCTGCTGCTGGTGGGGCTGGCGGCAGTGCTGCTCTTCTCGATCACCCGCGCTGCTTTCTCGCGAGACCGGGTCGATCTGGAGAAGAGCCAGCGCTGGGCCGACGTGGATTGGGAATCGCTGTCCGAGGTGCGCCTGCTGCAGGATTATCTGAAGGTGGACACCAACGCCGACGACGGCGACGAGTACGCCGGCGCTCTCTATCTGGCGGAGCACCTGGAAGCGGCGGGGCTGGAGGTCCACATCGAGCGGCTGGGGGAGCGTCACGCCAATCTGTGGGCGATTCTCGAGGGAGAAGAGCCCGAGGCGGTGGTGCTGCACAACCACATCGACGTCGAGCCCATCTTCCACCCCGAGCTGTGGACCGTGCCTCCCTTCGGCGGCACGGTGGACCCGCCGTGGATCTACGGCCGCGGCGTCTTCGACATGAAGAGCCTGGCCATCGCTCAGCTGGTCTCGGTGATGGAATTGGCCGCCCGCGGGGAGAAGCCGCGGCGGTCGGTAATCTTCTTGGCCACCGGCAGCGAGGAGCGGGGGAGCGATCTGGGGGCCACCTGGGTGTTGCGGGAGCATCCGGAGATCGCCGAGCGCGCCTGGGTGCTGCTCACCGAGGGCGGCATCGTCGAGGCCATCGATGCCGACCAGGGCAAGTATTGGGGCACCGAGTTCGGGCAGAAGCAATTCGTCGACATCGAGATCTGTAGTCACTCCAAGCAGTCCCTGGTGGAGCTGCGCAAGCGCATCGCGCGCCTGCGCAAGCAGCTCGGCGATTTGCGGGTGTTGCCCGAGGTCGAGGAGATGATGCGCTCCTATGCCGAAACCCGGGATCGCGAGGATCTGCGCGAGGGCCTTTCCGATCCGCACCAGCTGATCTACGATCCGGCGGCTTTCAAGGCTATGCCCGGATATCTGGAGGCCCTCTTCCGTTCCGAGGCCCATCCCTTCCCGGTCAAGGAGAAGCCCGGCGGCGGCTACCACATGATCGTCAAGCTCCACGTGCTGCCGGGGGACGACCCGCAGGAGGTCCGGCGCCAGCTGCTGCCGGACTGGATGCTCTGGGGCGTTGATTGGGCGCTGGTGGAGCGCCCCGCCTCCGCTCACAGCACTCCCACCAGCCACCCGGCCTTCCAAGAGATCCAGCGGCTCCTCGGGGAGCGCTACCCCAAAATTCCATCGGGGCCCTTCTTCCTGCCCTGGACCGCCACCGACGCGCGCTTCTTCCGACGGGCGGGGATTTCCACCTTCGGATTTTCCCCCTTCTTCATCCTGACGCCGGACACTCTCACCGGCGCCAACCCCAACGAACGCATCGCCCTACCAGGCTACGTGGAGGGCGTCGAGCTCTACTCCGAGCTGGTCGAGCGGCTGGTGCGCTGA
- a CDS encoding UDP-N-acetylglucosamine 2-epimerase produces the protein MSAASAPGAVPHLIIGTKAQFIKMAPIATLLERQGRPYRILDLSQHGSLTGQILQDFELQPDLVYFLPTGRTVGTYAQMLRWLARAGTELARPARRLRQRLVLGSPAVALVHGDTFSTALGLYLARRLGLPVGLVEAGLSSGQLLNPFPEEMVRRHVEKRAQFLFPPDDVSTRRLEERKLRGAIHPTGYNTGRDALLLMARRAGEDGGSAPTPSTPRTVLTLHRAETLGRSGRLRRLVEHLQALAPELAPVTFYLHEPTERALTRTGLRRQLEDDPHITLQPLAAYPDFVRALVHASFVLTDGGSVQEETSYLGKPCLVLRQTTERPHGIGTSAALTTFDPATDLAFLRSVAESTDQPATDEPTFAAPRVILDALDAHVAAAGGAS, from the coding sequence ATGAGCGCTGCCTCGGCGCCCGGCGCCGTCCCCCACCTGATCATCGGGACCAAGGCTCAATTCATCAAGATGGCCCCCATCGCCACCCTGCTGGAGCGTCAGGGCCGGCCCTACCGCATTCTCGACCTCTCCCAGCACGGCTCTCTCACCGGGCAAATCCTCCAGGACTTCGAGCTCCAGCCGGACCTGGTCTACTTCCTCCCCACCGGCCGCACCGTCGGCACCTACGCCCAGATGCTCCGCTGGCTGGCGCGGGCCGGCACCGAGCTGGCCCGGCCGGCCCGCCGGCTGCGGCAGCGGCTGGTCCTGGGCTCGCCAGCCGTGGCGCTGGTCCACGGCGACACCTTCTCCACCGCCCTGGGCCTCTACCTGGCGCGGCGGCTGGGCCTGCCGGTGGGATTGGTGGAAGCGGGCCTCAGCAGCGGCCAGCTGCTCAACCCCTTCCCGGAAGAGATGGTGCGGCGCCACGTCGAAAAACGCGCCCAATTCCTCTTCCCCCCGGACGACGTCTCCACCCGCAGGCTCGAGGAACGGAAGCTGCGCGGCGCCATTCATCCCACCGGCTACAACACCGGCCGGGACGCCCTGCTGCTCATGGCCCGGCGGGCGGGAGAGGATGGCGGCTCCGCGCCCACGCCATCGACGCCAAGAACCGTCCTGACCCTGCATCGGGCGGAGACCCTCGGCCGCTCCGGGCGGCTGCGACGGCTGGTGGAGCATCTGCAGGCGCTGGCACCGGAGCTGGCACCGGTGACCTTCTATCTCCACGAGCCCACCGAGCGCGCCCTCACCCGCACCGGCCTGCGTCGGCAGCTGGAAGACGACCCCCACATCACTCTCCAGCCTCTAGCCGCCTATCCCGACTTCGTCCGCGCCCTGGTCCACGCCTCCTTCGTGCTCACCGACGGTGGCTCGGTACAGGAGGAGACCTCCTACCTGGGCAAGCCCTGCCTGGTCCTGCGCCAAACCACCGAGCGGCCCCATGGAATCGGCACCTCGGCCGCCCTCACCACCTTCGATCCGGCGACGGACCTGGCCTTCCTGCGCTCGGTAGCGGAAAGCACCGATCAGCCAGCCACCGACGAGCCCACCTTCGCCGCTCCGCGGGTGATCCTCGACGCGCTGGACGCCCACGTCGCCGCCGCTGGGGGCGCCTCATGA
- a CDS encoding M20/M25/M40 family metallo-hydrolase: protein MLNLRSSTVCFRALAFLAAALLFVVPVFVVPARGQDLSEAARWLQGYLRLDTTNPPGNEFLAAGYLAGILHREGIASRLLVTPEGRTSLYARLPATVPAAERRPAVLLMHHMDVVPAGEGWSFEPFSGRLRDGYLEGRGAVDVKSLGIAHLAALVELVREGVERDRDVIFLGVADEENGGGRGTAWLLEHRPELFEQVGLVLNEGGANRHVNGRLLWWGVEVAQKRPLWLRITARGRAGHASGYHPRSAAHRLIRGLDRLLALPTEFRVTEGVRIYLRALAPLHQPPYSDRFANIDRVIGPDGPKESLYPGMAGMFLDTVQVTVLEGSERINSIPATASADVDVRLLPDTDADAFLKKVRDALGDDLSVKVLVASPPAGPSPVDHELFAVLEERLGQVAPVVPVFISGFTDSRYFRQRGIPAYGFSPFALEPQDLLGIHNVDERIRVDAFDLGVQRSNDVLRALVRRKSP from the coding sequence ATGCTCAATCTCCGCTCTTCCACCGTCTGCTTCCGGGCTCTGGCCTTTCTCGCCGCTGCACTGCTTTTCGTCGTGCCGGTCTTCGTCGTGCCCGCCCGGGGGCAGGATCTCTCCGAGGCCGCCCGCTGGCTTCAAGGCTACCTGCGCCTGGACACCACCAATCCGCCGGGGAACGAGTTCCTGGCCGCCGGATATCTCGCCGGCATTCTGCATCGGGAAGGGATTGCCAGCCGTCTGCTGGTAACCCCGGAAGGCCGCACCAGTCTCTACGCGCGGTTGCCGGCGACGGTGCCAGCGGCGGAGCGGCGGCCTGCGGTGCTGCTGATGCACCACATGGATGTGGTGCCGGCGGGGGAAGGCTGGAGCTTCGAGCCTTTCTCCGGTCGCTTGCGGGACGGCTATCTCGAGGGCCGTGGTGCCGTCGACGTCAAGAGCTTGGGCATCGCTCACCTCGCGGCGCTGGTGGAGCTGGTACGGGAGGGCGTCGAGCGCGACCGGGACGTGATCTTCCTCGGCGTGGCGGATGAAGAGAACGGCGGCGGCCGCGGTACCGCCTGGCTTCTAGAGCATCGTCCGGAGCTCTTTGAACAGGTCGGCCTGGTGCTCAACGAGGGCGGAGCCAATCGCCACGTCAACGGGCGGCTGCTGTGGTGGGGGGTGGAGGTGGCTCAGAAGCGGCCCCTCTGGTTGCGCATCACCGCCCGAGGCCGGGCGGGTCACGCCTCCGGCTACCACCCTCGAAGCGCTGCCCATCGCCTGATCCGCGGCCTCGACCGTCTGCTGGCTCTGCCCACCGAGTTTCGAGTCACCGAGGGCGTTCGCATCTATCTGCGGGCTCTGGCGCCCTTGCATCAGCCGCCGTATTCCGACCGCTTCGCCAACATCGATCGGGTCATCGGCCCCGATGGCCCGAAGGAGAGCCTGTACCCGGGGATGGCGGGAATGTTTCTCGACACCGTTCAAGTGACGGTGTTGGAGGGCAGTGAGCGCATCAACTCCATTCCCGCCACCGCCAGCGCCGACGTCGACGTCCGCCTGCTGCCGGATACCGATGCCGACGCCTTTCTGAAGAAGGTGCGCGACGCACTGGGCGATGATCTGTCGGTGAAGGTGCTGGTTGCGTCACCGCCGGCGGGGCCCTCGCCGGTGGATCATGAGCTCTTTGCGGTGCTGGAGGAGCGGTTGGGACAGGTGGCACCGGTGGTGCCCGTCTTCATCTCTGGTTTCACCGACTCGCGCTATTTCCGCCAGCGGGGAATTCCAGCCTATGGATTTTCGCCTTTCGCGCTGGAGCCCCAGGATCTTCTGGGTATTCACAACGTCGATGAGCGCATTCGAGTCGACGCTTTCGACCTGGGAGTACAACGAAGCAATGATGTGCTCCGGGCCTTGGTGAGGCGGAAGTCCCCCTGA
- a CDS encoding glycosyltransferase family 2 protein, whose translation MNGSEGARAESPREAEVEAAGDLEARQAAAQSVEAGLRLLVAMPALNEERTVGEVIAGIPEKIPGIAVIDVLVVDDGSTDRTGEIAREAGAKVLRHPAPRGVGAAFHSALGYGIDQGADLIVSIDSDGQFNPADIPRLVAPVVAGEADFATASRFADPELVPRMPWLKLWGNRMMSRLVSRLAGATFYDVSCGMRCYSRRAALHLNLLGRFTYTQEVFLNLAFKQLRIAEVPLEVRGERSFGESRVASNLWRYALRTSQIIFRCYRDYNPLKFFGWLALLLFLPGLGLGLFLAVVYFETGSFSPYKWTGFAAAALTILAVLVFQVGLVGDLLNRHRIYLEEVLYRQRDLGSRNWGPRNSGPRNRGSGDRQE comes from the coding sequence ATGAACGGATCGGAAGGAGCGCGGGCGGAGTCGCCTCGGGAGGCCGAGGTGGAAGCTGCTGGAGACCTGGAGGCTCGGCAGGCTGCGGCCCAGTCGGTGGAAGCGGGCCTGCGGCTGCTGGTGGCGATGCCGGCGCTGAATGAAGAGAGGACGGTGGGGGAGGTGATCGCCGGGATTCCGGAGAAGATTCCGGGCATCGCCGTCATCGACGTGCTGGTGGTGGATGACGGGAGCACCGACCGTACCGGGGAGATCGCCCGGGAAGCCGGGGCCAAGGTCCTGCGCCACCCGGCGCCCCGCGGGGTGGGGGCGGCGTTCCACAGTGCCTTGGGCTATGGCATCGATCAGGGCGCCGACCTCATCGTCAGCATCGATTCCGACGGTCAATTCAATCCCGCGGACATTCCCCGGCTGGTGGCGCCGGTGGTAGCGGGGGAGGCGGATTTCGCCACCGCCTCGCGCTTTGCGGATCCCGAGCTGGTGCCGCGGATGCCGTGGCTCAAGCTGTGGGGCAACCGCATGATGAGCCGGTTGGTGTCGCGGCTGGCGGGGGCGACCTTTTACGACGTCTCCTGCGGCATGCGCTGCTACAGCCGCCGGGCGGCGCTGCATCTGAACCTGCTGGGGCGCTTCACCTACACCCAGGAAGTCTTCCTCAACCTCGCCTTCAAACAGCTGCGCATCGCCGAGGTGCCGCTGGAAGTGCGCGGCGAGCGCAGTTTTGGGGAGAGCCGGGTGGCGAGCAACCTGTGGCGCTATGCCTTGCGCACCTCGCAGATCATCTTCCGCTGCTACCGCGACTACAACCCGCTCAAATTCTTCGGCTGGCTGGCGCTACTGCTCTTCCTCCCGGGGTTGGGATTGGGTCTCTTCCTGGCGGTGGTCTACTTCGAGACCGGGAGCTTCTCCCCCTACAAATGGACCGGCTTCGCCGCCGCGGCGCTGACCATTTTGGCGGTGCTGGTCTTCCAGGTGGGGTTGGTGGGAGACCTACTCAACCGCCACCGCATCTATCTCGAAGAGGTGCTCTACCGGCAGCGGGACTTGGGGTCCCGGAATTGGGGCCCCCGGAATTCGGGTCCTAGGAATCGGGGGAGCGGGGACCGGCAGGAGTAG
- a CDS encoding sulfatase: MSSTVEVAPRPPRRILAALLQGILLATLLLVFRISKARILDLDAGLLDWVTLLLPELGAVAVLECLAVALARWLRGPEGRLSGASILWWIGFVLVHLGAYTLAILEHTFFLHTGIRLDLELMLYAAGHFQMLQGLLAYGVDGSFLLRASFAGGLLLVGLILAWALPLSGELRRRLAPQRQTLLASTLGALILVAVPATAVIAYSGLGTTTLGGFFRSKPSFTEEMQRAAAEMVPPDEYYREPRLTAPPTRTPNVVLLILESTRADVTPPYAPRERWSRTPHLAALAEESVVVDTAYSSVTHTSKALVAILCGMYPRLAMPIYEHLEDNLPLQCMPHLLAQGGYRTAFLQTAMGRFENRPGLVRNFGFQQAAFQETLRRPGFGTTGYLGLDEMAMVEPALQWIQGGGPEPFFLTLLTLSTHHPYQVPGQPVVTAVREHRKLYDDAIEHQDQVVGALVDGLRASGRLEDTVLIVLGDHGEAFGEHRRWQHDIVPYEEVVRVPWLIRAPWLLEEKDRVEGLRHHVDLLPTVLGLLQAPWEGELPGQDLFDDPGHPRVFSSCWFTNTCLAMREGDRKWIFHYGLRPTEAFDLASDPGETENLALEMSEEEIHRAEERILGFRLTVDAWWAEHPAQTSGAERWWQEAPPPAGPNAGSSGAAPPGAAPPSPPIYRPPPVGGGSDSEDGAAPPADTSTP, from the coding sequence ATGAGCTCAACCGTCGAAGTCGCCCCCCGGCCGCCCCGGCGCATTCTCGCCGCCCTACTCCAGGGAATCCTGCTGGCGACTCTGCTGCTGGTCTTCCGCATCTCCAAGGCCCGCATCCTGGATCTCGACGCCGGGCTGCTGGATTGGGTGACGCTGCTGCTGCCGGAGCTCGGCGCGGTTGCGGTGCTGGAATGCTTGGCGGTGGCGTTGGCCCGCTGGCTACGGGGTCCCGAGGGGCGCCTTTCCGGCGCTTCTATTCTGTGGTGGATCGGCTTCGTCCTGGTACACCTGGGCGCCTACACCCTGGCGATCCTGGAGCACACCTTCTTTCTCCACACCGGGATCCGCCTCGATCTGGAGCTCATGCTCTACGCCGCCGGCCACTTCCAGATGCTCCAAGGGCTCTTGGCCTACGGCGTCGACGGCAGCTTCCTGCTCCGCGCCTCCTTCGCCGGCGGCCTGCTTTTGGTAGGCCTGATCCTCGCCTGGGCTCTGCCTCTCTCCGGCGAGCTTCGGCGACGCCTGGCGCCTCAGCGCCAGACTCTCCTGGCCAGCACTCTCGGCGCTTTGATCCTGGTGGCGGTGCCGGCCACCGCCGTCATCGCCTACTCCGGCCTCGGCACCACCACCCTCGGCGGCTTCTTCCGCAGCAAACCCAGCTTCACGGAAGAGATGCAGCGGGCCGCCGCCGAGATGGTGCCGCCGGACGAGTACTACCGGGAGCCACGCCTCACCGCTCCCCCTACCCGCACCCCCAATGTGGTGCTGCTGATCCTCGAATCCACCCGCGCCGACGTCACCCCGCCCTACGCGCCCCGGGAACGCTGGTCCCGCACTCCCCACCTCGCCGCCCTGGCGGAGGAAAGCGTCGTCGTCGACACCGCCTACTCCTCCGTGACCCACACCTCCAAGGCTCTGGTGGCGATCCTCTGCGGCATGTACCCGCGGCTGGCCATGCCCATCTACGAGCACCTGGAGGACAACCTGCCGCTGCAATGCATGCCCCACCTGCTGGCCCAGGGTGGCTACCGCACGGCCTTCCTGCAGACCGCCATGGGTCGATTCGAGAATCGTCCGGGGCTGGTGCGCAACTTCGGCTTCCAGCAGGCGGCCTTCCAGGAAACCCTGCGGCGCCCCGGCTTCGGTACCACCGGCTACCTGGGCCTCGACGAGATGGCCATGGTGGAGCCGGCCCTGCAGTGGATCCAAGGCGGTGGACCAGAGCCCTTCTTCCTCACCCTCCTGACCCTCTCCACCCACCACCCCTACCAGGTTCCTGGCCAGCCGGTGGTCACCGCGGTGCGGGAGCATCGAAAGCTCTACGACGACGCCATCGAGCACCAGGACCAGGTGGTGGGAGCCCTGGTGGACGGGCTGCGGGCCAGTGGCCGGCTGGAGGACACGGTGCTCATCGTCCTCGGCGACCACGGCGAGGCTTTCGGCGAGCATCGGCGCTGGCAGCACGACATCGTGCCCTATGAGGAGGTAGTGCGGGTGCCCTGGCTGATCCGCGCACCGTGGCTACTGGAAGAGAAGGATCGAGTCGAGGGACTGCGCCACCACGTGGATCTCCTGCCCACCGTTCTCGGGCTGCTGCAGGCGCCCTGGGAAGGTGAGCTCCCGGGACAGGACCTATTCGACGACCCGGGCCATCCCCGAGTCTTCAGCTCCTGCTGGTTCACCAACACCTGCCTGGCCATGCGCGAAGGCGACCGCAAGTGGATCTTCCACTACGGCCTGCGCCCCACCGAGGCCTTCGACCTCGCCAGCGATCCGGGGGAGACGGAGAATCTGGCGCTGGAGATGAGCGAGGAGGAAATTCACCGCGCCGAGGAACGGATTCTGGGTTTCCGCCTCACCGTCGACGCCTGGTGGGCAGAGCACCCGGCGCAAACCAGCGGAGCAGAACGCTGGTGGCAAGAGGCTCCGCCCCCCGCCGGCCCGAATGCAGGAAGCTCCGGCGCTGCACCCCCGGGCGCCGCTCCGCCCTCGCCGCCCATCTACCGGCCACCACCGGTGGGCGGAGGATCGGACTCCGAGGACGGCGCGGCCCCTCCGGCCGACACCTCAACCCCATGA